Genomic segment of Helicobacter enhydrae:
CAATCTTTTGGAAGTAGGGCAAGAAAACGCCTACCACAGCAAAAAACTTGTCACTCTGACAACAGATTTGATTGATGATTTTCATCTGGTGCCTTTTCCTAGCCACAATCCTTTGGAGTGTATCGCTGATGAATTGGATAAATATGATTTTGAGCGTTTGAGTCTCAGTGTCAAGAAACAAAATCCATTTGGGGCAAAGAAAAAGCTTTCTCGCCTTATTAAACAAGAAAACATTCCACAACAATTCAGCTTCCAGTCCCATCTATTGACCAAACTCGATGCAATCTTAGAACTCTTAGAGAATCACCCTATAGATTCTGTGATCGCTTATGATTGCGAGACAGATAGTCTGAACACCCAAGAAGCCAAAATGGTGGGTTTTAGTTTTTCGCTTGATGGAAAAAATGGCTATTATGTCCCAATCGCTCATAATTATTTGGGAGTAGGGGAGCAATTGAGCCACGAAGACGCCTATATGGCAATCCAAAAAATTTTCCAATACCCACTCATCGGGCATAATCTAAAATTTGACATACTCATCACACAGCACAATTTCAATCTCATCCCTCAAAACCATATTTCTGATTCTATGATTTTGGCTTGGCTCTATGATAGTAGTAGCCATATTGGTTTGGACAAACAAATGTTTAAATGGTTTCATCACAAAATGATTAGTTTTGAGAGCATTGTGCAAAAAAATGAAAATTTTGCTTGTGTGGATATTGCTCAAGCATCAAAATACGCTTCAGAAGACGCCGTAGCCACCTATCGCCTTTTTTTCCGTTTGCAAGAGGAGATCAAAAATCAAGGATCGGAGCATTTGCTCAAACTTGCTCAAGAATTGGAGTTCCCTCTTATTTTTGTTTTGGCAGGAATGGAGAGCAATGGCATTAAGATTGATATTCCATTTTTTCAAGAACTCCAAGATGAGATTGGTGGATCTATCGCAAAATATTCTGCACAAGTCTATGAATATGCCAAAGAAGACTTCAATCTCAATTCACCCCAGCAGTTAGCACACATTTTGTTTGAAAAACTAAATTTGCAAGGAGGCAAACGCGTCAAGGGTGGATTTAGCACAGAAGAAAAAGTGTTGGAAAAGCTGATTGATGCACACCCAATCATTGCCCCGATTCTAAAATATCGAGAAGCCAACAAACTCAAAAATACCTATATCGATCCATTGTTGAAACTTGCCAACCCCAAGCACAAAGTTTTCACTTCCTTTTTGCAAACAGGAACGGCTACAGGCAGATTGAGTTCCAAATCCCCAAATCTCCAAAACATTCCCGTTCGCACAGAGTTTGGACGCCAAATCCGTCAGGGCTTCATCGCTCAAGAGGGCAACACGCTCTTAAGCGTAGATTATTCACAAATTGAGCTTAGACTTTTGGCACATTTCAGTGAAGATCCAAAACTCATACAAGCCTTC
This window contains:
- the polA gene encoding DNA polymerase I, whose product is MRTLSIIDTFGFFFRSYYALPPLKNSEGFPTGLLLGFAKLIQRIHKEGSTDYLVFALEGGGTNYRKLIDPNYKANRPPAPQELLMQLPIAIEWIEKMGFQTIAFEGYEADDAIASFANWGAKNAHNVKIISNDKDLYQLINERVFLYDPIKKQEIREIECLQKWGVNPQDFVDFQSLIGDQSDNVPGVKGIGSKTAQKLINAFHNLDTIFENLAEVEKLTSKRIVNLLEVGQENAYHSKKLVTLTTDLIDDFHLVPFPSHNPLECIADELDKYDFERLSLSVKKQNPFGAKKKLSRLIKQENIPQQFSFQSHLLTKLDAILELLENHPIDSVIAYDCETDSLNTQEAKMVGFSFSLDGKNGYYVPIAHNYLGVGEQLSHEDAYMAIQKIFQYPLIGHNLKFDILITQHNFNLIPQNHISDSMILAWLYDSSSHIGLDKQMFKWFHHKMISFESIVQKNENFACVDIAQASKYASEDAVATYRLFFRLQEEIKNQGSEHLLKLAQELEFPLIFVLAGMESNGIKIDIPFFQELQDEIGGSIAKYSAQVYEYAKEDFNLNSPQQLAHILFEKLNLQGGKRVKGGFSTEEKVLEKLIDAHPIIAPILKYREANKLKNTYIDPLLKLANPKHKVFTSFLQTGTATGRLSSKSPNLQNIPVRTEFGRQIRQGFIAQEGNTLLSVDYSQIELRLLAHFSEDPKLIQAFHDKQDIHTQTALKIFGECDVQKRSIAKTINFGLLYGMGAKKLAESLKITQKEAKEYIQNYFSAFPTIKSFLKIQEDNIASLGYAQTLLGHRRYFDFANATEFEKANFLREGINTIFQGSAADLIKLAMLKIKTYIANTPVKMLIQVHDELIFELPEQGAMQYAQEIASIMNGIYVLKVPLECGVNLGQNWAQLK